The following are from one region of the Veillonella nakazawae genome:
- a CDS encoding [FeFe] hydrogenase, group A — translation MSQYEFIDKRVPIALDNPSIYHDISKCKNCTLCRRACADVMSVLDYYDLDANGDVPVCIHCGQCAAACPFDSMHAKSELEKVKAALADPEKIVVIQTAPAVRVAIGEGFGYEPGTFLEGKMVGALRALGADYVVDTNFGADLTIMEEASELVERLKNGGQIPQFTSCCPAWVRFAEIYFPELIPNLSSTRSCIAMEAAMIKTYFAEKKGINPSNIVSVSVNPCTAKKAETKREEENAAARYHNDESLGMDTDISITTREFIRWIQEENLDFNAIEESQFDDLIGMETGASIIFGNTGGVMEAAMRTAYKLITDKEPPPYALTHLEDVRGMEGVKEATVQLGDDVTLSVAVVHGGKNTRDFLNALKDSDKHYDFIEVMACPGGCIGGGGQPRTKLPQAVKTKEARIGGLYEADANYKWVASYENPEIQALYKDFLGEPLGHKAHELLHTHYTDRSAVLGDRKDVTPETCPTSPKYKG, via the coding sequence ATGTCTCAATACGAATTTATCGATAAACGCGTGCCGATTGCGCTCGACAATCCATCCATTTATCACGACATTTCTAAGTGTAAAAACTGTACGTTATGCCGTCGCGCTTGTGCGGACGTAATGAGCGTACTCGACTACTACGATCTCGATGCAAATGGCGATGTGCCTGTATGTATCCACTGTGGTCAATGTGCGGCTGCATGTCCATTCGACTCCATGCATGCTAAATCCGAGCTTGAAAAGGTGAAAGCAGCTCTTGCAGATCCTGAAAAAATTGTTGTTATTCAAACAGCTCCAGCTGTTCGTGTAGCTATCGGCGAAGGCTTCGGTTACGAACCAGGTACATTCCTTGAAGGTAAAATGGTTGGTGCATTACGTGCATTAGGTGCGGACTATGTAGTAGATACTAACTTTGGTGCGGATTTAACTATCATGGAAGAAGCCTCTGAGCTTGTAGAACGCCTTAAAAATGGTGGTCAAATTCCTCAGTTCACAAGCTGCTGCCCAGCGTGGGTGCGCTTTGCGGAAATCTACTTCCCTGAATTGATTCCTAACTTGTCTTCCACACGTTCTTGTATCGCTATGGAAGCAGCTATGATTAAGACTTATTTTGCTGAGAAAAAAGGCATTAATCCTAGCAATATCGTATCCGTATCTGTAAACCCTTGTACGGCTAAAAAAGCAGAAACAAAACGGGAAGAAGAAAATGCAGCGGCTCGTTACCATAATGATGAATCTCTTGGCATGGATACAGATATTTCCATCACCACACGTGAGTTCATCCGTTGGATTCAAGAGGAAAACCTCGACTTCAATGCTATTGAAGAATCTCAATTTGATGACTTAATCGGTATGGAAACTGGTGCATCCATCATCTTTGGTAATACTGGTGGTGTTATGGAAGCAGCTATGCGTACAGCGTACAAGCTCATCACTGATAAAGAGCCACCTCCATATGCATTGACACACCTTGAAGACGTTCGTGGTATGGAAGGTGTTAAAGAGGCCACTGTTCAATTAGGTGATGATGTAACCTTGTCTGTTGCTGTAGTGCATGGCGGTAAAAACACACGTGACTTCCTTAATGCCTTAAAAGACAGTGATAAACACTATGACTTTATCGAAGTTATGGCTTGTCCAGGTGGCTGTATCGGTGGCGGCGGTCAACCGCGCACTAAATTGCCTCAAGCTGTGAAAACTAAGGAAGCTCGTATTGGCGGTCTTTACGAAGCTGATGCGAACTATAAATGGGTCGCTTCCTATGAAAACCCAGAAATCCAAGCCTTATACAAAGACTTCTTGGGTGAACCATTGGGCCATAAGGCACATGAACTTTTGCATACACATTACACAGACCGCAGTGCGGTTCTTGGTGATCGCAAAGACGTAACACCTGAAACATGCCCAACATCCCCTAAATATAAGGGCTAA
- a CDS encoding ATP-binding protein, giving the protein MPLIQREQYLEFLRRHKDQDVIKVVSGVRRCGKSTLFELFKQELLASGVKANQIISINFEDLEYEPLQEYHALHEYIVERLIPETPMYVFLDEVQHVPQFEKVVGSLFIKPNVDIYITGSNAYFMSSDIATLLTGRYVQVEMLPLSFKEFHSAYSQQNLSDMDIYNLYIEHSSFPRLVHVEDDESIDEYLESILNTVILKDIVTRLKITDVPLLLDIIKYLLANIGSLINPTKIANTLTSYGRKTDNKTVEKYLQGLKDGLLIYEVDRFDVKGKALLQRNAKYYVVDSAFRKFLLSRTDSDRGHILENIVYLELIRRGYRVYVGHLQNGEIDFVAKMPHRLEYYQVSYSVMDDTTLRRELSPLEKLDDNYPKYLLTMDVLHKTDNHNGIEQKNVLDWLLE; this is encoded by the coding sequence ATGCCTTTGATTCAACGCGAGCAATACTTAGAATTTTTAAGGCGTCATAAAGATCAAGATGTGATTAAAGTCGTTTCTGGTGTGCGTCGGTGCGGCAAATCTACATTATTTGAATTGTTTAAACAAGAATTATTAGCTAGTGGTGTAAAAGCCAATCAAATCATTTCTATTAATTTTGAAGATTTAGAGTATGAACCGCTACAGGAGTATCATGCCCTCCATGAGTATATAGTAGAACGATTGATTCCAGAGACTCCCATGTATGTATTTTTAGATGAAGTGCAGCATGTACCACAATTTGAGAAGGTCGTAGGAAGTTTATTTATCAAACCTAATGTGGATATTTATATTACAGGTTCAAACGCATATTTTATGTCTTCTGATATTGCCACATTATTAACCGGTAGATATGTGCAAGTTGAGATGCTACCGCTTTCATTTAAAGAATTTCATAGTGCATATAGTCAGCAAAACTTGTCAGATATGGATATATACAATTTGTATATCGAGCATAGTTCTTTCCCTAGGCTTGTACATGTTGAAGATGATGAAAGTATTGATGAATATTTAGAAAGTATTCTAAACACTGTTATTCTGAAAGATATTGTAACGAGATTAAAAATTACAGATGTACCATTATTATTGGATATTATTAAATATTTATTAGCTAATATAGGGAGTTTGATTAATCCAACGAAAATTGCGAATACGCTCACTAGTTATGGTCGCAAAACGGATAATAAGACGGTTGAGAAATATTTACAAGGTCTCAAAGATGGTCTTTTAATCTATGAAGTTGACCGATTTGATGTAAAAGGAAAAGCGTTATTGCAGCGAAATGCTAAATATTATGTTGTAGATAGTGCATTCCGTAAGTTTTTATTAAGTCGTACAGATTCGGATCGCGGTCATATACTCGAGAATATTGTATATTTGGAATTAATTAGACGTGGTTACCGTGTTTATGTAGGGCATCTACAAAATGGTGAAATAGATTTTGTAGCTAAAATGCCACATCGTTTAGAATATTATCAAGTAAGCTATAGCGTTATGGATGATACTACGTTACGACGTGAATTATCACCGTTAGAGAAACTTGATGATAACTATCCTAAATATTTACTTACAATGGATGTGTTACATAAAACAGATAATCATAATGGTATAGAGCAAAAGAATGTTTTAGATTGGCTACTAGAATAG
- a CDS encoding Fic family protein, whose product MRRFEYGWIQSLSLDMDILSLIAGIYRANGKEEVLLSQSPAILDSLVELAKVQSTEASNAIEGIVTTSTRLRQLVADKTTPRNRDEQEIMGYRDALNVIHESYDSISLCRNHILQLHKILYNYQFNARGGQLKSVQNYISATYPDGRTEVLFTPLAPYETAETLDQICAEYNRVVGNGEVEPLLAIPIFIHDFLCIHPFNDGNGRMSRLLTTLLLYRSGFMVGKYVSLEAKIAANKDMYYAALRESSDAWYDESSCPTTFIRYWLQMLLAAYHDFEDRSSILANRGSAMEQVQAAIDNHLGAFTKQDIRDWCPNLSDSAIEYSVRALVKDGRIQRKGGGRSTYYVKS is encoded by the coding sequence ATGCGTCGTTTTGAGTATGGTTGGATTCAGTCTTTGTCGTTGGATATGGATATTTTAAGTCTTATTGCGGGAATTTACCGGGCGAATGGCAAGGAGGAGGTTTTGCTTTCACAGAGTCCTGCTATATTAGATTCTCTTGTAGAGTTGGCAAAGGTACAGAGTACGGAGGCTTCAAATGCGATTGAAGGGATTGTGACGACGAGTACACGGCTTCGGCAGTTGGTGGCTGACAAGACTACGCCTCGAAATCGGGATGAGCAGGAGATCATGGGGTATCGTGATGCTTTAAATGTTATCCATGAAAGTTATGACTCCATATCTTTGTGTCGCAATCATATTTTGCAGTTGCACAAGATTTTGTATAATTACCAGTTTAATGCTCGTGGTGGACAGTTAAAGAGTGTACAGAACTATATTAGTGCTACCTATCCCGATGGACGGACAGAGGTGTTATTTACTCCTCTAGCGCCCTATGAGACAGCAGAGACTCTTGACCAGATTTGTGCTGAATATAATCGTGTTGTAGGCAATGGAGAGGTAGAACCACTTCTAGCTATTCCTATTTTTATACATGATTTTTTATGTATTCACCCATTCAATGATGGAAATGGTCGCATGAGTCGATTATTGACGACATTGTTGCTGTATCGCAGTGGCTTTATGGTTGGTAAATATGTGTCCTTAGAGGCTAAAATCGCCGCAAACAAGGATATGTATTATGCTGCTTTGCGCGAGTCTAGTGATGCCTGGTATGATGAAAGCTCTTGTCCTACGACTTTCATTCGGTATTGGTTACAAATGTTATTGGCCGCGTATCATGACTTTGAGGACCGCAGTTCTATATTGGCAAATCGTGGTTCTGCCATGGAGCAGGTGCAAGCTGCCATCGATAATCACTTAGGGGCTTTCACAAAGCAAGATATTAGAGACTGGTGTCCTAATCTTAGCGATAGTGCTATTGAATATTCTGTACGTGCTCTTGTGAAGGATGGTCGTATTCAACGTAAAGGCGGAGGTCGTTCTACCTATTATGTGAAGTCTTGA
- a CDS encoding HigA family addiction module antitoxin gives MKIYRSNTFIAIPPGMTIKEVLEDRHMTQKELATRMDMSEKHISKLINGEVPLTQDVAMRLERVFGVEASFWNGLEAAYRESILKVEYENSIDEEINFAKPFGYAKLARLGIVPETKKAAEQVNNLQKFFEVASLKNVANDMVMPLVYENIKDMESDKKSAIYTLVQITKGQARFVEVNPYDAELLRKFIPKIKDLSSEPLIGVKEPLKDMLAACGVIIVYLPIIDNITSTCITYSKGNSIVLGIPTEDSDAFWTLLGEVLHNLLERDYPRSNRKYRNNDPVTVVNY, from the coding sequence ATGAAAATTTATAGAAGTAATACCTTTATAGCGATACCACCAGGTATGACTATAAAAGAGGTTTTAGAAGATAGGCATATGACGCAAAAAGAATTAGCTACACGAATGGATATGAGTGAAAAACACATTAGTAAGCTTATTAATGGAGAGGTGCCACTAACTCAAGATGTGGCAATGCGTCTTGAGCGGGTGTTTGGGGTAGAGGCTAGTTTTTGGAATGGTTTAGAAGCTGCATATAGAGAATCTATCTTGAAAGTAGAGTACGAGAACTCTATTGATGAAGAAATTAATTTTGCCAAGCCTTTTGGTTATGCTAAGCTTGCACGTTTGGGTATCGTTCCAGAAACGAAAAAGGCAGCTGAGCAGGTCAATAATTTACAGAAGTTTTTTGAGGTAGCTTCTTTAAAAAATGTAGCTAATGACATGGTTATGCCCTTAGTATATGAAAATATTAAGGATATGGAGTCTGATAAAAAGAGTGCGATTTATACATTGGTACAAATCACAAAAGGGCAGGCTCGTTTTGTAGAGGTCAATCCTTACGATGCGGAGTTACTAAGAAAATTTATACCAAAAATTAAGGATCTTTCTAGCGAACCTTTAATCGGTGTGAAAGAGCCTCTTAAGGATATGCTAGCAGCATGTGGCGTAATTATTGTGTATTTGCCAATTATTGATAACATAACCTCCACATGTATTACATATTCCAAAGGAAACTCCATTGTTCTTGGTATACCTACGGAAGATTCTGATGCTTTTTGGACGTTATTGGGTGAAGTGCTACATAACTTGTTAGAACGAGATTATCCACGTAGTAATCGGAAATACCGCAATAATGATCCTGTAACTGTGGTGAATTATTAA
- a CDS encoding DUF1858 domain-containing protein produces the protein MAQIAANLQRIKNGQRRYAITPRIPAGFIQPEQLQKYIDVANEFGAVLKLTGSQRIMITNLKAEDVDKAWEMLGMEPAYMVSNRVRSVKICPGTTFCKRAKQDSVHLGMQLERKYLSQEMPSKMKIGVAGCINSCTESRMKDVGIIGTVEGWNVYAGGSGGAHPRIGDLIAEVTTEKEALALVDRIIAYYKENAQIERMGEFIDRIGLEAFKAAVLGDLEGAPAESKSDEPAVFLPGHGNDPEPEAPRLEEGAPITPDTIIRDIVDTYPNVVPVLQSIGMGCLGCPSSTAEPLWQAAEIHGVNVYDLVQKLETARKGA, from the coding sequence ATGGCACAAATTGCAGCAAATTTACAACGCATTAAAAACGGCCAACGCCGTTATGCAATTACACCTCGCATTCCTGCAGGTTTCATTCAACCAGAACAATTACAAAAATATATCGACGTAGCCAATGAGTTCGGTGCCGTTCTTAAATTGACTGGCAGCCAACGCATTATGATTACCAATTTGAAAGCAGAAGACGTAGATAAAGCTTGGGAAATGCTCGGCATGGAGCCAGCGTACATGGTTTCTAACCGCGTGCGTAGCGTAAAAATTTGCCCTGGCACTACATTCTGTAAACGTGCTAAACAAGACAGCGTACATCTAGGTATGCAACTTGAACGCAAATATTTATCTCAAGAAATGCCAAGTAAAATGAAAATCGGCGTGGCCGGTTGTATTAACTCTTGTACTGAAAGCCGCATGAAAGATGTTGGTATTATCGGTACGGTAGAGGGCTGGAATGTTTACGCTGGCGGTAGCGGCGGTGCTCATCCACGCATCGGCGACCTCATCGCTGAAGTAACAACTGAAAAAGAAGCTCTTGCATTAGTAGATCGTATCATTGCATACTATAAAGAAAATGCACAAATCGAGCGCATGGGCGAATTCATTGACCGCATTGGTTTAGAGGCTTTCAAAGCAGCTGTATTAGGCGACCTTGAAGGTGCTCCAGCTGAAAGCAAATCCGACGAACCAGCTGTGTTCTTGCCTGGTCATGGTAACGATCCTGAACCAGAAGCACCACGCCTCGAAGAAGGTGCCCCTATTACACCAGATACAATCATTCGCGATATTGTAGATACATATCCAAATGTTGTACCTGTGTTACAAAGCATTGGCATGGGTTGCCTTGGTTGCCCATCTTCTACGGCTGAACCATTATGGCAAGCTGCAGAAATTCACGGTGTCAATGTATACGATTTAGTTCAAAAATTAGAAACAGCACGAAAAGGAGCTTAA
- a CDS encoding glycoside hydrolase family 3 protein yields MNLFLRRALCGIALIVAAIGIAGCQHESQAEQEEVRTVSYRAVMESDKPVPEKVNTWLGAMSQEDKIGQLMMISLHGSTVGQSQKDVIRKYRVSGVMLTNENLNNKNQVKAFTSDIMQTATTASMVTPYIGINRDKVLSTNESFLRLPEPNRWGQLPMERIINLVTRSAIEMRDMGFNLIVGPNANLGVPNVSYTSDPTWAGHMDLAMAERYQINHMWFAYNYFPAVSLGDASFETANDAKVYLNNNDVSVFKRLITQTTANTYMLVISHVQIPAIDNEHLASNSKAIITDWLRHELGYNGVVMTDRVDVGALQANQKIGDFAVNSIVAGSDLVLLDADTGHIDEVHRALTQAVANGTISNDRLNDAVKHILLMKMQTQLQQ; encoded by the coding sequence ATGAACTTGTTTTTACGGCGTGCCTTATGTGGCATAGCCTTGATAGTCGCCGCCATCGGTATTGCGGGATGCCAACATGAGAGTCAGGCAGAGCAGGAAGAGGTACGAACTGTATCGTATCGAGCCGTCATGGAATCAGACAAACCTGTCCCTGAGAAGGTGAACACCTGGCTTGGGGCTATGTCTCAAGAGGACAAGATAGGCCAGCTGATGATGATTAGCCTTCACGGCAGCACGGTAGGACAGTCCCAAAAGGACGTCATCAGGAAATACCGTGTGAGCGGCGTTATGCTAACTAATGAAAATCTAAATAATAAAAACCAAGTGAAAGCTTTCACCAGCGATATCATGCAAACGGCCACAACGGCGAGTATGGTGACGCCATACATCGGCATCAATCGGGATAAGGTGTTGAGTACGAATGAAAGTTTCTTGCGCTTGCCAGAGCCAAATCGTTGGGGGCAACTACCGATGGAACGGATCATCAATTTAGTGACTCGATCGGCCATCGAAATGCGCGATATGGGCTTTAATCTCATTGTGGGACCGAATGCAAACCTAGGGGTGCCGAATGTGTCCTATACATCTGACCCTACGTGGGCAGGGCATATGGATCTCGCCATGGCGGAGCGTTACCAAATCAACCACATGTGGTTTGCCTATAACTACTTCCCAGCAGTGAGCCTTGGTGATGCATCCTTTGAGACCGCTAACGATGCGAAAGTCTATTTGAACAACAACGATGTGTCCGTATTTAAACGCCTCATTACACAGACGACAGCGAACACGTACATGCTCGTCATAAGTCATGTGCAAATCCCTGCCATCGATAATGAACACCTAGCGAGTAACTCGAAAGCAATCATAACGGATTGGCTACGACACGAGCTAGGCTATAACGGCGTGGTTATGACCGACCGTGTCGATGTAGGGGCCTTGCAAGCAAACCAAAAGATAGGGGACTTTGCAGTTAACTCCATCGTAGCAGGCAGTGACCTCGTCCTTCTTGATGCGGATACGGGGCACATCGATGAAGTCCATCGCGCACTTACGCAAGCAGTGGCGAACGGAACCATTTCAAATGACCGACTCAATGATGCGGTTAAGCATATTTTGCTCATGAAGATGCAAACTCAACTACAACAATAA
- the gyrA gene encoding DNA gyrase subunit A: MADQQWSHGNIHPVQIDKEMKNAYIDYAMSVIVMRALPDVRDGLKPVHRRILYAMHETGMTPNKPYKKSARIVGDVLGKYHPHGDSSVYDATVRLAQDFNTRYLLVDGHGNFGSIDGDSAAAMRYTEVRMAKITQEMLADIDKETVDFMPNYDESLQEPTVLPAKIPNLLINGSSGIAVGMATNIPPHNLNEVCNGLTMLIDNPDVTVDELMTQIKGPDFPTGALILGREGIKKAYSTGRGSVKMRARATIEEMAKGKHKIVVTEIPYQVNKARVIETIANLSRDKVIDGITALRDESDRQGMRIVIELRADVQPDIVLNKLYKHTQLQESFGVIMLALVDGHPRVLNLKEVLGYYLDHRLEVIVRRTQFELNKAEARAHILEGLLIALDHIDEVIATIRSSQTDEIARNALMQKFGLSEKQAVAILDMRLRRLTGLEREKIEDEYKELLALIEDLKAILASEARQRQIIKDELEDMKKKYGDPRRSEITIDTSDLDVEDLIADEEMVITLTKQGYIKRMNANVYRNQHKGGAGVIGMKTKEDDYVTQIMHVRTHNTLLFFTSTGRTYRLKAYEVPEAGSRNSRGTAMVNVLPLAVGESVTTMIDLERVQEDVNLFMVTEFGVVKRTAIEEYRNIRRSGLNAINLDEGDHLISVNVTTGDQDILIGTKLGIAIRFSESDVRLMKRAAHGVRGIKLNAGDVVVGAGVINADESEAQVFTISEEGFGKRNDAEAYTLQKRGGKGSKNFKITNKTGDVVAVEVVHNDDEVMLISEQGKIIRFNMNDIAVKKGKAISGVKTQNLDEGDKVASIAVIPGSEIEEDVTEE; the protein is encoded by the coding sequence GTGGCAGACCAACAATGGTCCCACGGGAATATTCATCCCGTTCAGATTGATAAAGAAATGAAGAACGCCTATATCGATTATGCGATGTCCGTAATCGTAATGCGTGCTCTTCCAGATGTGCGCGACGGCTTGAAACCAGTTCATCGTCGTATTTTGTACGCGATGCACGAAACAGGCATGACGCCAAATAAACCGTACAAGAAATCCGCTCGTATCGTCGGTGACGTACTCGGTAAATATCATCCACATGGTGATAGCTCCGTTTACGATGCGACTGTACGTTTGGCGCAAGATTTCAATACGCGCTACCTCTTGGTAGACGGCCACGGTAACTTTGGTTCCATCGATGGCGATAGTGCCGCTGCGATGCGTTATACCGAAGTACGTATGGCGAAAATTACGCAAGAAATGCTTGCTGATATCGACAAGGAAACTGTTGATTTCATGCCGAACTATGATGAAAGCTTGCAAGAACCTACCGTATTGCCAGCGAAGATCCCAAATCTTCTCATCAATGGTTCCAGCGGTATCGCCGTAGGGATGGCGACAAATATTCCGCCGCACAATCTTAACGAGGTATGTAATGGCCTTACCATGCTCATCGATAATCCAGATGTAACTGTGGACGAATTGATGACGCAAATCAAAGGTCCAGACTTCCCAACTGGGGCGCTCATTTTGGGCAGGGAAGGCATCAAAAAAGCGTACTCCACAGGTCGTGGTAGCGTAAAAATGCGCGCTCGTGCAACCATTGAAGAAATGGCGAAGGGCAAGCATAAAATCGTAGTGACTGAGATCCCATACCAAGTTAACAAGGCTCGCGTTATCGAAACGATTGCGAACTTGAGCCGCGACAAGGTTATTGATGGCATCACAGCACTTCGCGACGAATCTGACCGTCAAGGTATGCGCATCGTTATCGAATTGCGTGCTGACGTGCAACCAGATATCGTTCTTAACAAATTATATAAACACACTCAACTTCAAGAATCTTTCGGCGTGATTATGTTGGCCCTCGTAGATGGCCATCCTCGCGTATTGAATTTGAAAGAAGTATTGGGTTACTACTTAGATCACCGTCTCGAAGTAATCGTACGCCGCACTCAATTCGAGCTTAACAAAGCTGAAGCGCGTGCTCACATCTTGGAAGGCTTGTTGATCGCCCTCGACCATATCGATGAAGTTATCGCTACAATTCGCAGTTCTCAAACTGACGAAATTGCACGTAACGCATTGATGCAAAAATTCGGGCTTTCAGAAAAACAAGCAGTAGCCATCCTCGATATGCGTTTACGCCGTTTAACAGGCTTGGAACGCGAAAAAATCGAAGACGAATACAAGGAATTGTTGGCATTGATCGAAGACTTGAAAGCTATCTTGGCTAGCGAAGCGCGTCAACGTCAAATCATCAAAGACGAACTAGAAGATATGAAGAAGAAATACGGCGACCCTCGTCGTTCTGAAATCACAATCGATACGTCCGACCTTGATGTAGAGGACCTCATCGCTGACGAAGAGATGGTTATTACCTTGACTAAACAAGGTTACATCAAACGGATGAACGCGAACGTATATCGCAACCAACATAAAGGTGGCGCTGGCGTTATCGGCATGAAGACGAAGGAAGACGATTATGTAACGCAAATTATGCATGTACGTACGCATAATACATTGTTGTTCTTCACGTCCACAGGCCGTACATACCGCCTCAAAGCATATGAAGTGCCAGAAGCAGGTTCCCGCAACTCTCGTGGTACTGCTATGGTTAACGTATTGCCACTAGCTGTAGGCGAATCCGTTACGACTATGATTGACCTTGAACGCGTTCAAGAAGATGTAAACTTATTCATGGTAACTGAGTTTGGCGTTGTAAAACGTACAGCTATCGAAGAATACCGCAACATCCGTCGTTCTGGTCTCAACGCTATCAACCTCGACGAAGGGGATCACTTGATTTCCGTCAACGTAACGACTGGTGACCAAGATATCTTGATTGGTACTAAATTGGGTATCGCTATTCGTTTCAGTGAAAGCGATGTACGCCTTATGAAACGTGCGGCTCACGGCGTGCGAGGCATTAAACTCAATGCAGGCGACGTGGTTGTAGGTGCTGGTGTTATTAATGCTGATGAAAGCGAAGCACAAGTGTTTACTATCTCCGAAGAAGGATTTGGTAAACGCAATGATGCGGAAGCTTATACATTGCAAAAACGCGGCGGTAAAGGCTCTAAGAACTTCAAGATTACGAACAAAACAGGTGACGTAGTTGCCGTTGAAGTTGTTCATAACGATGATGAAGTAATGCTTATCTCTGAACAAGGCAAAATCATTCGCTTTAACATGAATGATATTGCTGTTAAAAAAGGTAAAGCTATTTCTGGTGTGAAAACACAAAATCTCGACGAAGGTGATAAAGTAGCTAGCATTGCTGTTATTCCAGGTTCTGAAATCGAAGAAGATGTAACTGAAGAATAA
- a CDS encoding cupin domain-containing protein, with the protein MAGTVNQELGLLFQGPNYVIVKKGGKAGEKVEKHNHPEANVIFTVVKGKVQVFLNETEEHVLVPGQVLEFNGDNYIQATLVEDSEFVVNLIHKPE; encoded by the coding sequence ATGGCAGGCACAGTTAATCAAGAATTAGGTTTATTATTCCAAGGTCCTAACTATGTAATCGTAAAAAAAGGCGGCAAAGCTGGTGAAAAGGTAGAAAAACATAACCACCCAGAAGCAAATGTCATCTTTACAGTAGTTAAAGGTAAAGTACAAGTATTCCTTAACGAAACTGAAGAACACGTACTTGTACCAGGCCAAGTATTAGAATTCAACGGCGACAACTACATCCAAGCAACACTTGTTGAAGACAGCGAATTCGTAGTAAACCTTATCCACAAACCTGAATAA
- the sfsA gene encoding DNA/RNA nuclease SfsA: MKVLYDTILKAKYTGRPNRFVVTLDLNGESVLAHLPNPGRMWELLFTGVTMYIVPHDKPDAKTKYRVVGIERDGVVIMLDTNYSNDVAQYLIENKLIPGWEEWRVVRREYTIKLHGTSSRFDLLLTNDKGDEFLLEVKSCTLFSKTGAMFPDAITERGRKHLLHLKELQNEGYHTGVLFLVQWDRAQWFLPDYHTDLEFAKTFKEVAPSLDWKAVAVVWDETFTMPTVTHECSYPSSILDTEAHDSGVYVMVMHLDHDLDLEIGSKGMMHFRAGYYMYVGSAKANLTKRIERHKRKRKKMHWHLDYFRGHCEMIGGLPIRTSWADAECALADAVRGVAEWDVPKFGSSDCDCKSHLFGMTDNPIHNQSFMNVIEDFRMNTLDALVK, encoded by the coding sequence ATGAAAGTCCTTTACGATACAATTTTAAAAGCGAAATATACAGGTCGCCCAAACCGTTTTGTGGTGACTTTAGATTTAAATGGTGAAAGCGTGCTCGCTCATTTGCCAAATCCTGGTCGCATGTGGGAGCTATTGTTTACGGGTGTAACGATGTACATCGTACCTCACGATAAGCCTGATGCAAAGACGAAATATCGCGTGGTTGGTATAGAGCGTGATGGCGTTGTGATTATGCTCGACACCAACTATAGTAATGATGTAGCGCAGTATTTGATCGAAAATAAACTCATCCCTGGATGGGAAGAGTGGCGCGTTGTACGACGAGAATATACGATTAAACTACACGGCACATCATCGCGGTTTGATTTGCTCCTCACCAATGATAAAGGTGATGAGTTTTTGCTAGAGGTTAAGTCTTGTACGCTATTCTCCAAGACTGGTGCCATGTTCCCTGATGCCATTACAGAACGAGGGCGCAAGCATTTATTACATCTGAAAGAATTGCAAAACGAAGGTTACCACACAGGTGTTTTGTTCCTCGTACAATGGGATAGGGCGCAGTGGTTCTTGCCAGACTACCATACAGATTTGGAGTTCGCTAAAACCTTTAAAGAGGTAGCCCCTTCTTTAGACTGGAAAGCCGTTGCTGTGGTGTGGGATGAGACTTTTACCATGCCTACTGTAACCCATGAATGTTCCTATCCGAGTAGCATTCTCGACACAGAGGCTCACGATAGTGGCGTGTACGTGATGGTCATGCATCTCGACCATGATTTAGACCTTGAGATTGGCTCTAAAGGAATGATGCATTTCAGGGCGGGGTACTATATGTACGTAGGCTCTGCGAAGGCGAATTTAACGAAACGCATTGAGCGCCATAAGCGAAAACGGAAGAAAATGCACTGGCATTTAGATTACTTCCGCGGTCACTGTGAAATGATCGGAGGCCTGCCAATTCGAACTAGCTGGGCTGATGCGGAATGTGCTCTCGCTGATGCGGTCCGTGGCGTTGCCGAATGGGACGTGCCTAAATTTGGATCCTCTGATTGCGACTGTAAAAGCCACCTATTTGGGATGACGGACAATCCGATACATAATCAATCCTTTATGAATGTAATAGAAGACTTCCGAATGAATACATTGGATGCGCTAGTTAAGTGA
- a CDS encoding plasmid maintenance system killer protein: MTVKLYERLQQITQATSIETLILLRLGRCHPLYGDRLGQYAMDLIHPYRLIFTQYGNTVDIVEIQEIVDYH; the protein is encoded by the coding sequence ATGACTGTAAAACTATATGAACGGTTACAACAAATTACTCAAGCTACATCTATTGAAACATTAATTCTTTTGCGATTAGGAAGATGCCATCCTTTATACGGAGATCGATTAGGACAATATGCTATGGATTTAATCCATCCATACCGCTTAATTTTTACTCAATATGGTAATACTGTAGATATTGTAGAAATCCAAGAAATTGTTGATTATCATTGA